In Primulina huaijiensis isolate GDHJ02 chromosome 6, ASM1229523v2, whole genome shotgun sequence, a single window of DNA contains:
- the LOC140979231 gene encoding uncharacterized protein isoform X1, which yields MISPFSSEKFSVNNLCKALLIFGLALYFISIFVSKQNPSCSSSDFLSFFKKKPVNQKPFSPPPVSDSSSQEQFNESSTGLNHIVFGLLGSENAWHWRKPYIESWWRPNITRGFLFLDKSPTGELIPWSKASPPYKVSDDLTTLLAETKARAPIMIRMVHGIMEVLREVEKGDHREIRWLVMGDDDSIFFVDNLVDVLGEYHHTRYYYLGGQSEFVMSNYWFQFNQAFGGAGIIMSHPLAKALAKDMDSCLRRYAHLSSADLITMACVGDIGVNLSPNKGIHQIDLRGDLSGFLSSHPKFPLISLHHFDHVDPIFPSKDRFESTRHLMKAADADQSRLVQQTICYDRNKEWSFSISWGYSAQIYERIMTRSYIQNPIETFKPWHGDPRPPPLYMFNTRLPSNDPCEAPHGFFLQEVNKSTSGTRTVYSRAAPRGLGPCGLTGNRSADYVSEIHVLSPATKRPQMDRCECCDIIRVQGSKAELKFRECMIDEVIA from the exons ATGATTTCTCCGTTTTCATCTGAGAAATTTTCTGTAAATAATCTCTGCAAAGCCCTGTTAATCTTTGGTCTAGCCCTTTACTTCATCTCCATCTTTGTATCCAAACAAAATCCTAGCTGTTCATCCTCGGATTTCTTGtcttttttcaagaaaaaaccaGTAAACCAAAAACCTTTTTCACCGCCTCCTGTTTCCGACAGCTCTTCTCAAGAACAGTTCAATGAATCGTCAACAGGCTTGAACCACATCGTTTTCGGGCTTCTGGGGTCGGAAAACGCGTGGCACTGGAGAAAACCGTACATAGAATCATGGTGGAGGCCGAACATAACTAGAGGGTTCCTGTTTCTAGACAAATCCCCCACAGGAGAACTCATACCTTGGTCGAAAGCCTCGCCGCCTTACAAAGTTTCCGACGATCTCACAACTCTCTTGGCCGAAACAAAAGCTCGCGCgcctatcatgattcgaatGGTTCATGGAATAATGGAAGTTTTGAGGGAAGTAGAGAAAGGTGATCATAGAGAAATCCGATGGCTTGTAATGGGGGACGACGACTCGATATTCTTCGTGGACAACTTAGTTGATGTACTAGGTGAGTACCATCATACGAGGTATTATTACCTAGGAGGGCAGTCCGAGTTCGTCATGTCGAATTATTGGTTCCAATTTAACCAAGCTTTTGGCGGGGCTGGGATTATTATGAGTCACCCTTTGGCCAAAGCTCTTGCAAAAGATATGGACAGTTGCTTGAGGAGATATGCACATTTGAGTTCTGCTGATTTGATAACAATGGCTTGTGTCGGAGATATTGGGGTCAATCTTTCTCCGAATAAAGGGATTCACCAG ATTGATTTACGTGGTGATTTATCTGGTTTCTTATCATCCCACCCCAAATTCCCATTAATCTCACTTCATCATTTCGACCATGTTGATCCCATATTCCCCTCCAAGGACCGCTTCGAGTCCACGCGCCACCTCATGAAGGCGGCGGACGCCGACCAATCCCGTCTTGTGCAGCAAACAATATGCTACGACAGGAACAAGGAGTGGTCATTCTCCATTTCTTGGGGATATTCTGCACAAATATACGAGAGAATCATGACTCGAAGTTACATACAAAACCCCATCGAAACGTTTAAGCCATGGCACGGCGATCCGCGGCCGCCGCCGTTGTATATGTTCAATACGAGGTTGCCTTCCAATGATCCTTGCGAAGCTCCTCATGGTTTTTTCTTGCAGGAAGTGAACAAGAGCACGTCGGGGACTCGGACAGTGTATTCACGAGCCGCGCCTCGTGGGCTGGGGCCGTGCGGGTTGACCGGCAATCGTTCCGCTGATTATGTATCCGAGATTCATGTCTTGTCGCCGGCCACAAAGCGGCCTCAG ATGGATCGATGTGAATGTTGCGACATCATTCGTGTACAAGGTAGCAAGGCTGAACTCAAATTTAGGGAATGCATGATTGACGAAGTTATTGCGTGA
- the LOC140979231 gene encoding uncharacterized protein isoform X2, which translates to MISPFSSEKFSVNNLCKALLIFGLALYFISIFVSKQNPSCSSSDFLSFFKKKPVNQKPFSPPPVSDSSSQEQFNESSTGLNHIVFGLLGSENAWHWRKPYIESWWRPNITRGFLFLDKSPTGELIPWSKASPPYKVSDDLTTLLAETKARAPIMIRMVHGIMEVLREVEKGDHREIRWLVMGDDDSIFFVDNLVDVLGEYHHTRYYYLGGQSEFVMSNYWFQFNQAFGGAGIIMSHPLAKALAKDMDSCLRRYAHLSSADLITMACVGDIGVNLSPNKGIHQEVNKSTSGTRTVYSRAAPRGLGPCGLTGNRSADYVSEIHVLSPATKRPQMDRCECCDIIRVQGSKAELKFRECMIDEVIA; encoded by the exons ATGATTTCTCCGTTTTCATCTGAGAAATTTTCTGTAAATAATCTCTGCAAAGCCCTGTTAATCTTTGGTCTAGCCCTTTACTTCATCTCCATCTTTGTATCCAAACAAAATCCTAGCTGTTCATCCTCGGATTTCTTGtcttttttcaagaaaaaaccaGTAAACCAAAAACCTTTTTCACCGCCTCCTGTTTCCGACAGCTCTTCTCAAGAACAGTTCAATGAATCGTCAACAGGCTTGAACCACATCGTTTTCGGGCTTCTGGGGTCGGAAAACGCGTGGCACTGGAGAAAACCGTACATAGAATCATGGTGGAGGCCGAACATAACTAGAGGGTTCCTGTTTCTAGACAAATCCCCCACAGGAGAACTCATACCTTGGTCGAAAGCCTCGCCGCCTTACAAAGTTTCCGACGATCTCACAACTCTCTTGGCCGAAACAAAAGCTCGCGCgcctatcatgattcgaatGGTTCATGGAATAATGGAAGTTTTGAGGGAAGTAGAGAAAGGTGATCATAGAGAAATCCGATGGCTTGTAATGGGGGACGACGACTCGATATTCTTCGTGGACAACTTAGTTGATGTACTAGGTGAGTACCATCATACGAGGTATTATTACCTAGGAGGGCAGTCCGAGTTCGTCATGTCGAATTATTGGTTCCAATTTAACCAAGCTTTTGGCGGGGCTGGGATTATTATGAGTCACCCTTTGGCCAAAGCTCTTGCAAAAGATATGGACAGTTGCTTGAGGAGATATGCACATTTGAGTTCTGCTGATTTGATAACAATGGCTTGTGTCGGAGATATTGGGGTCAATCTTTCTCCGAATAAAGGGATTCACCAG GAAGTGAACAAGAGCACGTCGGGGACTCGGACAGTGTATTCACGAGCCGCGCCTCGTGGGCTGGGGCCGTGCGGGTTGACCGGCAATCGTTCCGCTGATTATGTATCCGAGATTCATGTCTTGTCGCCGGCCACAAAGCGGCCTCAG ATGGATCGATGTGAATGTTGCGACATCATTCGTGTACAAGGTAGCAAGGCTGAACTCAAATTTAGGGAATGCATGATTGACGAAGTTATTGCGTGA